CGCCCAGCAGGCCGAAACGAACGCGCTACAGAGCCAGGAGATCGCCGAACTGAAGGCGATGCAGGCGGAATTGAAGGCGAACATGGAGGAAATGAGGCGTCTGCTTCGCGCTTCGCGGCGCTAGCACAGACGCAGCCAGGACTCGCGGATACGGGAAAAAACGTATCGCCCCGCGCTCCGGCGCTCGTTTCGCACCGCAAAAACGAAAAGGTCACGGCATTTTGCCGTGACCTTTTCGTTTTTGATATCGTTATTCCCGGGGCGGCTGCGCAGAAAGCGCCAGCCGGTCGCCCTGCACGTCGATAGAGAGCGTGGCGCCTTCGACGACGGAGTTGGCGATCAGGTAGCGCGCCACGAGCGTTTCTACGTTGTGGCTGATGTAGCGTTTCAGCGGGCGCGCGCCGAAAACGGGGTCGTAGCCGTACTCGGTGATGAAATCGAGGGCCGCGTCGCTGACGTTGAGCGCAATGCGGCGCTCGCCGAGGCGCTTGGCGAGGTCGTTCAGGATCAGTCCGACGATCTTGCGGAGCTGCGCCTTGTCCAGCGGCGAGAAGAGCACGATGTCGTCCACGCGGTTGAGGAATTCGGGGCGGAAGCGGCTTTTCAGCAGATCCATGACGCCGTCTCTGACGTCCGGCGGGATCGTCTCGTCGCGCACGCCTTCGAGCAGCAGATCGGAACCGAGGTTGCTGGTCATGATGATGACGGTGTTCTTGAAATCGACGGTGCGGCCGTGGCTGTCGGTGACGCGGCCGTCGTCGAGGATCTGGAGCATGACGTTGAACACGTCGGGGTGGGCTTTTTCGATCTCGTCGAAGAGGATGACGCTGTACGGTTTGCTGCGCACGGCTTCGGTGAGCTGGCCGCCCTCGTCGTAGCCCACGTATCCGGGAGGCGCGCCGAGCAGGCGGGAGACGGAGTACTTCTCCATGTACTCGGACATGTCGATGCGGACCATGTTGTCTTCGCTGTCGAAGAGCGTCCGCGCCAGCGTCTTGGCCAGTTCGGTCTTGCCGACGCCGGTGGGGCCGAGGAAGATGAAGGAACCGATGGGGCGGCGCGGATCCTTGATGCCGGCCCGCGCTCTCATGATGGCGTCGGCGACCAGCGAAACGGCTTCGTCCTGGCCGATGACGCCCTTGTGGAGTTCGTCGTCGAGGTGGAGGAGTTTTTCCCGTTCGCCTTCCATCAGCTTGGTGACGGGGATCCCCGTCCAGTCGCTGACGATGCGCGAGATCTCGTTTTCCGTCACCGACTCGCGCAGCAGCGAGCCGTCGCCCGATGCGCCGCGCAGGGCGGCTTCTTTCTCTTTCAGCTCCTTCTGCAGCTGGGGCAGCACGCCGTGCTGGAGCTCGGCGGCCTTGTTCAGGTCGTACCGGCGCTCCGCCGTTTCGACGTCGTGTTTGGTCGCTTCGATCTTCTGGCGCAGCTGCTGCACTTCCGTCAGCTTTTCCTTTTCGGAATTGTAGCGCGCCGTCAGTTCCTTCTGCCGGTCTTTCAGGTCGGAAAGCTCTTTCTGCAGCTCGGCCAGACGGGCGGCGCTGGCGTCGTCCTTTTCCTTTTTCAGCGCCGCTTCTTCGATCTCCAGGCGCACGACCTTGCGCGAAACGCCGTCCAGTTCCGAAGGCATGGAGTTGATCTCCGTGCGCACCATGGCGCAGGCTTCGTCGATCAGGTCGATGGCCTTGTCGGGCAGGAAACGGTCGCTGATGTAACGGTCGGAGAGCGTGACGGCGGCGACGATGGCGCCGTCGGTGATGCGCACGCCGTGATAGACCTGGAAGCGGTCCTTCAGGCCGCGCAAAATCGAAATGGCGTCCTCCTGGGAGGGCGGATCGACCATCACGGGCTGGAAGCGGCGTTCGAGCGCGGCGTCCTTCTCGATGTTCTTGCGGTACTCGTCGATGGTCGTGGCGCCGATGCAGTGCAGCTCGCCGCGCGCCAGCATCGGCTTGAGCAGGTTGCCGGCATCCATCGAGCCTTCGGTCCTGCCGGCGCCGACGATGGTGTGGATCTCGTCGATGAAGAGGATGACGCGGCCTTCGCTGCGCTTCACTTCGTTGATGACGGCCTTGAGGCGCTCCTCGAATTCGCCGCGGTATTTGGCGCCGGCGATCAGGGAACCCATGTCGAGGGAGAAGACGGTGCGGTTTTTCAGGTCTTCGGGCACGTCGCCCTTGAGGATGCGCTGCGCCAGCCCTTCGACGATGGCGGTCTTGCCGACGCCGGGCTCGCCGATCAGCACGGGGTTGTTCTTGGTCTTGCGGCTGAGGATCTGGATCACGCGCAGGATCTCGTCGTCGCGGCCGATGACGGGGTCGAGCTTGTCGTTCCGGGCGTACTCGACGAGGTCGATGCCGTATTTTTTCAGGGCTTCGTAGGTCTCTTCCGGATTTGCGTTCTGCACGCGCGCGCCGCCGCGCACGCTCTCGAGCGCTTTCAGAAAAGCGTCGGCGCCGACGCCGCCCTCGGCCAGCAGCTGGGCGACGGGATGACCGGGCAGGTCGAGGATGGCCGCGAACAGGTGCTCGACGGAAACGTATTCGTCGCCAAGCGCCTGCGCCCTTTTCTCGGCGTCGGTCAGGACTTTGGACAGATTCTGCGACAGGTAGATGCGGTCTTTGTCGTAGCCGCCGGTGATCCGCGGCTTGCGCTCCAAAAGCTGGGCCGTGCGGGCGCTCAGCGCCGCCGCGTTGGCGCCGGTCTTCTCGAGGATC
This sequence is a window from Pyramidobacter sp. YE332. Protein-coding genes within it:
- the clpB gene encoding ATP-dependent chaperone ClpB, which produces MNLNKLTQKSQEALSEAQNLAIQRGHQEVDVEHLTLALLSQKDGLIPSILEKTGANAAALSARTAQLLERKPRITGGYDKDRIYLSQNLSKVLTDAEKRAQALGDEYVSVEHLFAAILDLPGHPVAQLLAEGGVGADAFLKALESVRGGARVQNANPEETYEALKKYGIDLVEYARNDKLDPVIGRDDEILRVIQILSRKTKNNPVLIGEPGVGKTAIVEGLAQRILKGDVPEDLKNRTVFSLDMGSLIAGAKYRGEFEERLKAVINEVKRSEGRVILFIDEIHTIVGAGRTEGSMDAGNLLKPMLARGELHCIGATTIDEYRKNIEKDAALERRFQPVMVDPPSQEDAISILRGLKDRFQVYHGVRITDGAIVAAVTLSDRYISDRFLPDKAIDLIDEACAMVRTEINSMPSELDGVSRKVVRLEIEEAALKKEKDDASAARLAELQKELSDLKDRQKELTARYNSEKEKLTEVQQLRQKIEATKHDVETAERRYDLNKAAELQHGVLPQLQKELKEKEAALRGASGDGSLLRESVTENEISRIVSDWTGIPVTKLMEGEREKLLHLDDELHKGVIGQDEAVSLVADAIMRARAGIKDPRRPIGSFIFLGPTGVGKTELAKTLARTLFDSEDNMVRIDMSEYMEKYSVSRLLGAPPGYVGYDEGGQLTEAVRSKPYSVILFDEIEKAHPDVFNVMLQILDDGRVTDSHGRTVDFKNTVIIMTSNLGSDLLLEGVRDETIPPDVRDGVMDLLKSRFRPEFLNRVDDIVLFSPLDKAQLRKIVGLILNDLAKRLGERRIALNVSDAALDFITEYGYDPVFGARPLKRYISHNVETLVARYLIANSVVEGATLSIDVQGDRLALSAQPPRE